The following proteins are co-located in the Eptesicus fuscus isolate TK198812 chromosome 9, DD_ASM_mEF_20220401, whole genome shotgun sequence genome:
- the AHDC1 gene encoding transcription factor Gibbin, with product MRVKPQGLVVTSSAVCSSPDYLREPKYYPSGPPTPRPLLPTRPPASPPDKAFAHTFSENPHPPPRRDPSTRRPPVLAKGDSLLPPRAARPVSQAHCPTPAGDGSSSQRHWDNGRVNLRPVVQLIDIMKDLTRLSQDLQHSGVHLDCGGLRLSRPPAPPPGDLQYSFFSSPSLANSIRSPEERATPHAKSERPSHPLYEPEPEPRDSPQPSQGHSPGATAAATGLPPEPEPDGPDYSELADADILNELASLTCPEAQLLEAQALEPPSPEPEPQLLDPQPRFLDPQALEPLGEALELPPLQPLADPLGLPSLSLQALDTLPDSLESQLLDPQGLDPLPKLLDVPGRRLEPQQPLGPCPLAEPLHLDLCSPHGPPGAEGLPKYALRRTDRPKILCRRRKAGRGRKADAGPEGRLLPLPMPTGMAAALAEPPPPPPPPPPALPGPGPELEPESSQNPMIPTRKSKCRGVRRMVVKMAKIPVSLGRRNKTTYKVSSLSSSLSVEGKELGLRVSAEPTPLLKMKNNGRNVVVVFPPGEMPIILKRKRGRPPKNLLLGPGKPKEPAVVAAEAATVAAAAMAVPEVKKRRRRKQKLASPQPSYAADANDSKAEYSDVLAKLAFLNRQSQCAGRCSPPRCWTPSEPESVHQAPDTQSISHFLHRVQGFRRRGGKAGGFGGRGGSHAAKAARCSFSDFFEGIGKKKKVVAVAAAGVGGPGLTELGHPRKRGRGEVDALTGKPKRKRRSRKNGTLFPEQVPSGPGFGEAGAEWAGDKGGGWALHHGHPGGQAGRNCGFQGTEARAFASTGLESGASGRGSYYSTGTPAGQNELSQERQNLFTGYFRSLLDSDDSSDLLDFALSASRPGPESRKTSGTYAGPPTSALPAQRGLATFPSRGAKASPVAVGSGGPGADPSFQPVLPARQTFPPGRAGSYGITPATSDCRAAETFPKLAPPPSAVARSPTTHPPANTYTPQYGGYGAGQSVFAPAKPFTGQDCANSKDCSFAYGSGNSLPASPSSAHSAGYAPPPTGGPCLPPSKASFFNSSEGAAFSGSAPTPLRCDSRASTVSPGGYMVPKGTTASAASSSSSSFQPSPENCRQFVGASQWPFRQGYGGLDWASEAFSQLYNPGFDCHVSEPNVILDISNYTPQKVKQQTAMSETFSESSSDSTQFNQPVGGGFRRANSEASSSEGQSSLSSLEKLMMDWNEASSAPGYNWNQSVLFQSSSKPGRGRRKKVDLFEASHLGFPSSASATASGYPSKRSTGPRQPRGGRGGGACSAKKERGGAAAKAKFIPKPQPVNPLFQDSPDLGLDYYSGDSSMSPLPSQSRAFGVGERDPCDFMGPYSMNPSTPSDGTFGQGFHCDSPSLGAPELDGKHFPPLAHPPTVFDAGLQKAYSPTCSPTLGFKEELRPPPTKLAACEPLKHGLQGASLSHAAAAQAHLSCRDLPLGQPHYDSPSCKGTAYWYPPGSAARSPPYEGKVGTGLLADFLGRTEAACLSAPHLASPPATPKADKEPLEMGRPPGPPRGPAAAAAGYGCPLLSDLTLSPVPRDSLLPLQDTTYRYPGFMPQAHPGLGGGPKSGFLGPMAEPHPEDTFTVTSL from the coding sequence ATGCGTGTGAAGCCCCAGGGCCTGGTGGTGACTTCCAGTGCCGTGTGCAGCTCTCCTGACTACCTCCGGGAGCCCAAGTACTACCCCAGcggcccccctaccccccgccccttGCTTCCCACCCGGCCCCCCGCCAGCCCACCTGACAAGGCCTTCGCCCACACCTTCTCCGAgaacccacacccacccccacgcCGGGACCCTAGCACCCGGCGCCCACCAGTCCTTGCCAAGGGGGACAGTCTGCTGCCCCCTCGGGCCGCTCGTCCAGTCTCACAGGCCCACTGCCCCACACCTGCTGGAGACGGCAGCAGCTCCCAACGTCACTGGGACAACGGGCGGGTGAACCTGCGTCCAGTGGTGCAGCTGATTGACATCATGAAGGACCTGACCCGGCTCTCCCAGGACCTGCAGCACAGCGGTGTGCACCTGGACTGCGGTGGGCTCCGGctcagccgcccgcccgccccaccccctggtgaccTTCAGTATAGCTTCTTCTCCTCCCCGAGTCTGGCCAATAGCATCCGCAGCCCAGAGGAGCGGGCTACCCCCCACGCCAAGTCTGAGCGGCCCAGTCACCCCCTCtatgagcctgagcctgagcctagAGACAGTCCTCAGCCCAGTCAAGGCCACAGTCCCGGAGCCACGGCCGCGGCCACTGGCCTGCCCCCAGAACCTGAGCCGGACGGCCCCGATTACTCCGAACTCGCTGATGCCGACATCCTTAACGAGCTGGCCTCCCTCACTTGCCCCGAGGCCCAGCTGCTGGAGGCCCAGGCCCTTGAGCCACCATCGCCTGAGCCAGAGCCTCAGCTCCTGGACCCCCAGCCCCGCTTCCTGGACCCACAGGCACTAGAACCGCTTGGGGAAGCTTTGGAGCTGCCGCCCTTGCAACCTCTTGCTGACCCTCTGGGGCTGCCAAGCCTGTCTCTGCAGGCCCTGGACACCCTGCCCGACTCCCTGGAGTCACAGCTGCTTGACCCTCAGGGACTTGACCCCCTGCCCAAATTGCTTGACGTCCCCGGCCGTCGTCTGGAGCCCCAGCAGCCCCTAGGGCCCTGCCCGCTGGCCGAGCCCTTGCACCTGGACTTATGCTCACCCCATGGTCCCCCTGGGGCCGAGGGACTCCCCAAGTACGCCTTGCGGCGCACTGATAGGCCAAAGATTCTGTGTCGCCGGCGGAAAGCTGGTCGGGGGCGCAAGGCAGACGCGGGACCTGAGGGCCGCCTGCTGCCCCTGCCCATGCCCACAGGGATGGCGGCCGCCCTGGCTGAGCCTCCCCCACCACCGCCTCCACCGCCTCctgccctgccaggcccaggcccagagctggAGCCGGAATCGTCCCAGAACCCAATGATTCCTACCCGCAAAAGCAAGTGCCGGGGCGTGCGCCGCATGGTGGTGAAGATGGCCAAGATCCCCGTGTCGCTGGGGCGGCGGAACAAGACCACGTACAAGGTGTCCTCCCTGAGCAGCAGCCTGAGCGTGGAGGGCAAAGAGCTGGGCCTGCGTGTGTCGGCAGAGCCCACCCCGCTGCTGAAGATGAAGAACAACGGGCGGAACGTGGTGGTGGTCTTCCCCCCCGGCGAGATGCCCATCATCCTCAAACGGAAGCGTGGCCGCCCTCCCAAGAACCTGCTGCTGGGCCCCGGCAAGCCCAAGGAGCCCGCCGTGGTGGCGGCGGAAGCGGCCACTGTGGCGGCGGCCGCCATGGCCGTGCCCGAGGTGAAGAAGCGGCGGCGGCGGAAGCAGAAGCTGGCGTCCCCCCAGCCGTCCTACGCGGCAGACGCCAATGACAGCAAGGCCGAGTACTCCGACGTCCTGGCCAAGCTGGCCTTCCTGAACCGCCAGAGCCAGTGTGCCGGCCGCTGCTCGCCGCCCCGCTGCTGGACCCCCAGCGAGCCCGAGTCCGTGCACCAGGCACCCGACACCCAGAGCATCTCCCACTTCCTGCATCGCGTGCAGGGCTTCCGGCGGCGCGGCGGCAAGGCGGGTGGTTTCGGTGGCCGGGGTGGGAGCCATGCGGCCAAGGCAGCCCGGTGCTCCTTCAGTGACTTCTTCGAGGGCATCGGCAAGAAAAAgaaggtggtggcagtggcagctgccggggtggggggccccGGCCTCACCGAGTTGGGCCATCCCCGCAAACGGGGCCGTGGGGAGGTGGATGCCCTAACTGGGAAGCCCAAACGCAAGAGGCGGTCCCGGAAGAATGGGACTCTGTTCCCAGAGCAGGTGCCCAGTGGCCCCGGCTTTGGGGAGGCGGGCGCCGAGTGGGCCGGGGACAAGGGTGGTGGCTGGGCCCTTCACCATGGGCACCCAGGTGGGCAAGCTGGCCGGAACTGTGGGTTCCAGGGGACTGAGGCCCGGGCCTTTGCCTCCACCGGGCTGGAGAGTGGGGCCTCAGGCCGCGGCAGCTACTATAGCACGGGCACGCCTGCGGGCCAGAACGAGCTCAGCCAGGAGCGCCAAAACCTCTTCACTGGCTATTTTCGCTCCCTGCTCGACTCGGATGACTCCTCCGACCTCTTGGACTTTGCCCTTTCCGCCTCACGCCCTGGCCCCGAGTCCCGGAAGACATCGGGCACCTATGCAGGGCCCCCAACCAGCGCCCTGCCTGCCCAGCGGGGCCTGGCCACATTCCCCAGCCGGGGAGCCAAGGCCAGCCCGGTGGCGGTGGGCAGCGGTGGGCCTGGCGCGGACCCCTCCTTCCAGCCTGTCCTGCCCGCTCGCCAGACCTTCCCACCAGGCCGGGCAGGGAGCTACGGGATAACCCCCGCCACGTCCGATTGCCGGGCAGCCGAGACCTTTCCGAAACTGGCTCCTCCGCCTTCCGCTGTGGCCcgctcccccaccacccacccgccGGCCAACACCTACACCCCCCAGTACGGTGGCTATGGGGCCGGACAGAGTGTATTCGCCCCAGCAAAGCCCTTTACGGGCCAAGACTGTGCTAACAGCAAGGACTGCAGCTTTGCCTACGGCAGCGGCAACAGCCTGCCCGCCTCGCCCAGCAGTGCCCACAGCGCTGGCTATGCCCCACCGCCTACCGGTGGCCCCTGCCTGCCACCCAGCAAGGCCTCCTTCTTCAACAGCTCCGAGGGGGCTGCCTTCTCTGgctcagcccccacacccctgcgCTGTGACAGCCGCGCCAGCACGGTCTCGCCTGGCGGCTACATGGTGCCCAAGGGCACCACCGCCtctgccgcctcctcctcctcctcctccttccagcccTCACCCGAGAACTGTCGGCAGTTTGTGGGGGCTTCTCAGTGGCCTTTCCGGCAGGGCTATGGAGGCCTGGACTGGGCCTCGGAGGCCTTCAGTCAGCTCTACAATCCCGGTTTCGACTGCCACGTCAGCGAGCCCAACGTGATCCTGGACATCTCCAACTACACGCCACAGAAGGTGAAGCAGCAGACCGCCATGTCCGAGACCTTCTCCGAGTCGTCCTCCGACAGCACCCAGTTCAATCAGCCCGTCGGGGGCGGCTTTAGGCGTGCCAACAGCGAGGCCTCGAGCAGCGAGGGCCAGTCCAGCCTGTCCAGCCTGGAGAAGCTCATGATGGACTGGAACGAGGCATCGTCTGCCCCCGGTTACAACTGGAACCAGAGTGTCCTCTTCCAGAGCAGCTCTAAGCCAGGCCGTGGACGGCGGAAGAAGGTCGACCTGTTCGAGGCCTCACATCTGGGCTTCCCATCGTCCGCCTCAGCCACTGCCTCAGGCTACCCGTCCAAACGGAGCACAGGGCCCCGGCAGCCACGGGGCGGACGGGGCGGCGGGGCCTGCTCAGCGAAGAAGGAGCGGGGCGGCGCAGCAGCCAAAGCCAAGTTCATCCCCAAGCCACAGCCCGTCAACCCGCTGTTCCAGGACAGCCCAGACCTCGGCCTGGACTACTACAGTGGGGACAGCAGCAtgtcacccctgccctcccagtcCAGGGCCTTTGGTGTGGGCGAGCGAGACCCCTGTGACTTCATGGGGCCTTACTCCATGAACCCCTCCACACCATCTGACGGCACCTTTGGCCAAGGCTTCCACTGCGACTCGCCCAGCCTGGGTGCCCCCGAGCTGGATGGCAAGCATTTCCCGCCGCTGGCCCACCCGCCCACGGTGTTCGATGCCGGCCTGCAGAAGGCGTACTCACCCACCTGCTCGCCCACGCTGGGCTTCAAGGAAGAGCTGCGGCCGCCGCCCACAAAGCTGGCTGCCTGTGAGCCCCTCAAGCATGGGCTCCAGGGGGCCAGCCTAAGCCatgcggctgcagcccaggcccacCTGAGCTGCCGGGACCTGCCACTGGGCCAACCCCACTACGACTCCCCCAGCTGCAAGGGCACGGCATATTGGTACCCGCCAGGCTCAGCTGCACGCAGCCCACCCTATGAAGGCAAGGTGGGCACAGGGCTGCTCGCTGACTTCCTGGGCAGGACGGAGGCTGCGTGCCTCAGTGCCCCACACCTGGCTAGCCCGCCAGCCACACCCAAGGCCGACAAGGAGCCCCTGGAGATGGGCCGGCCACCTGGTCCACCCCGTGGCCCTGCTGCAGCCGCTGCTGGCTATGGCTGCCCGCTCCTTAGTGACTTGACCCTGTCCCCTGTGCCAAGGGACTCACTGTTGCCCCTGCAGGATACCACCTACAGGTATCCAGGCTTTATGCCACAGGCACATCCCGGCCTGGGTGGGGGCCCCAAGAGCGGCTTCCTGGGGCCCATGGCGGAACCTCACCCCGAGGACACATTCACCGTCACCTCCCTGTAG